Below is a window of Perca flavescens isolate YP-PL-M2 chromosome 12, PFLA_1.0, whole genome shotgun sequence DNA.
GAGTGCAGCCAGACTTTCACACCGAGACCTGTCTTGATGAAAAACACCATGTTATCAGATTTAGTGGAACAACTGAAGAAGACTGGACTCCAAGCTCCTCCTGCTGATCACTGCTATGCTGGACCTgaagatgtggcctgtgatgtcTGCACTGGGAGAAAACTGAAAGCACACAAGTTCTGTCTCATCTGCCTGGCCTCTTTCTGTGAGTTACACCTTCAGCCTCATTATGAATCCCCTGGGtttaaaaaacacaagctggtggAGAAGAAGCTCCAGGAGAACATCTGTTCTCATCATAATGAGGTGATGAAGATTTTCTGCCGAACTGATCAGCAGTGTatctgttatctctgctctgtggatgaacataaaggccacgacacagtctcagctgcagcagaaaggactgagaggcagaaagagcttgaggggagtcaacaaaacatccagcagagaatccaggacagagagaaagatgtgaagctgcttcaaCAGGAGGTGGAGGCTATCAATCTCTCTGCTGATAAAGTAGTGGAGGACAGTGAGAAAATCTTCACTGAGCTGATCCGTCTCATGGAGAAAAGATGCTCTGATGTGAAGCAGAAGGTCAGATCGCAGCAGAAAACTGAAGTGAGTCGAGTCAAAGAGGTTCAGGAGAAGCTCGAGCAGGAGatcactgagctgaagaggaaagacgctgagctgaagaagctctcacacacagaggatcaCACCCAGTTTCTGAAAAACTACTCCTCACTGTCACCACTCAGTAAATCTACATCCAGCATCAATCTCCGTCCTCTGCGCTACTTTGAGGATGTGACAGCGGCTGTGTCAGAAATCCGAGATAAACTACAGGAGCTTTtgagaaagaaaaggacaaaCCTCTCACTGACAGGGAATACAGTGTTTGGTTTACTGTCAAATTCACAACCAGAGcccaagaccagagctgacTTCTTAAAATATTCACGTGAAATCACACTGGATCCAAACACAGCAAACGAAGTTTTGTTATTAACTGCAGGGAACAGAAAAGCAACAGTTTTGGAAGATGTACAGCCTTATTCTTGTCACGAAGACCGATTCAGTGACTGGATTCAGGTCCTGAGTAGGGAGAGTCTGACTGGACGTTGCTACTGGGAGGTGGAGAAGAAGCGGTATGAAGTTGATGTAGCAGTCGCATACGAGAATAACAGACGAGCAGGGCGCTCGGGTGACGTTGCATTTGGACACAATGACAAATCTTGGGCATTAGAATGCAACAAAAAAGGGTATAAATTTATTTACAACAATGTACACACCACCATCTCAGGTCCTTTGTCCTCTAAAATAGGAGTTTACCTGGATCACAGTGCAGGtactctgtccttctacagcgtctctgaaaccatgactctcctccacagagtccagGCCATATTCACTCAGCCGCTCTACGCTGGACTCAGTTTTTATCCCATTACTGGAGACACTGCGGAGTTGTGTAAACTCAAGTAGACAGAATTCATTGAAAGGCGCTGACGtcactttggtgtgttccgaggcacttttttgaccaactcagggagactgatcagtccttTTCTGTCGGCCGTCGGGTTTCTGTGTTAGAGCATTACGGGTTGAATTCCGTTTTTTTAACTCCTAATACAATTTGTCTCCATATTTGTTGCTCAGAGCTGATTGTTGTGGCAATTCTCACTGCACAGAGATCAGCTATCAATCAAATATGGGTGGTACTTTTGGACATTTTCTAAATAGTTGTATTTTGTTTGCATTACCAATGGCGTTCTTGAACAAACTGAGGGTTTACATGATGAATAAACAAACTGAACaaagtattttcttcttttctttattcCAGGGTATCATACAAAGCACATGGGGAAAATATGAAACTGATATGAGAGTAGAACTGAGGCAGTTTTCCTCCTAATAAGGAACAGTGTTCATGTTTAGAGCAGAAGAGCATTTGTCAGTCAAGTAACAACTGTTACCAGGCTTTATGGTAGGATCATGGGTAGTCCCTCCCCTTTCCGGTAGATTACCATGCAACCTtattttggggggaaaaaatatgTATCTGCAAGATCAGCATCAGACcaataaaatttttttttatttagtattgtaaaatgtacaaagtatgacagtggttcccaaccttttagGTTTAAAGTAACCCACAGTCTTGTTAGATGAACACATCACGTAGCCCTTCATTCATTTCCAATGTATGTTCTAAATGGTTCTAAATAACACTGGTTATGTAATACTTTTTCAACTggttatccattacttttaactAACTAAAGTAATTAGCGTAGCAATTATCTTAAGcaaactatttcaactgtttagatATTATTTTTAGCTAACTGCTTCCactgtttatccattacttttagcaaGCTAAAGTAATTAGCCATTATCTTAAGCAAActatttcaattatttttagCTAACTACTTCTactgtttatccattacttttagctaacctAAGTAATTAGTGTAGCCATTATCTTAAGTGagctatttcaactgtttagccATTACTTTTAactaactatttcaacttttCAGCTATTATTTTTAGCTAACTACTTCCactgtttatccattacttttagctaacctAAGTTATAAGTGTAGCCATTATCTTAAGCGAACTATTTCAACTATTTAGCCACTACTTTTAGCTAACCACTTCAACTATTTAGCCAtacttttagctatttatttatACCATTtgttcattacttttagctaactatgtGTTTAAACTTCAGTGCGCTTCCCAAATAGTTTTCACACGCTCTTACATAACTAGCAGATAGTGTTTGGTGTTAGATCAGATTTATTCTTTTAATCAATACATTGCATGTATATCATGTCTCAATTCAAATGGGATAAAAAATGATTTGTCTGTGGCCTGTCGCTACTTCCGGCCTACATATGTTTTCCGAAATAAGGTCTCATTGGGTCGCCTGGAAGGAgagggactttgcctctctataTATTTTGACTGTCTAAGGAATTAAAACAACTACATTCCTAATTTTATGTCATATTAAATAGGTTTCTCTTTGCTCATCATTATATAACCTATTGTTTTTTGTCAAACACAACCACTGGTTTAGGCTTTAATAATCtgatatatgattttttttaaaaggttacTTGAAGCACCTTCAAAGTAATTTTAAGGCATTTGAGTAACCATTTTGATATTTGAGTAACCTCACCCCATGTGAAGGGTTTCTTAAAGCATCTCAGTTATATTTTTTAAGATCTTTGGGTACCCTATTGGATATTCAAGGCACTTTGAGTTTATGTTGTGTCGGTTAATCACTTTTCGAAGGACTCCTTTTGCCTTTTTATCCCATTGTTATTTAATTTCATACATTGTtatttgaaaaatgttgaatatAGCTTGTCTTCTCATATGAGGCGTTTCTTCTTCAATAAAAGATAGGGCTTAAAGAACCCTGTAAAGCTGCAATAATTTGTACATTCTACAAGTGAAAATTCCATCTGTTACGCAGATTTTCTTTGACCATGTCTCCAGTTAATAGTGTGAACCCTGGAAATGGCTGATCAGCACAGTGATTCAGGTGGAGGGTGAGACACAGTCTGGTCTGACTGCTCTGTGGGAGTCTTGAACAGCCTGCTAAAGTCCCTCTCTGGGATGGAGAAAGTCGTCGGTGTCAGGACTGTCCTATTGTCTTTTGAAACAATTCAGGGTGTTGGCCATTAAATCATTAGGTTTGCAGGTGATGATTTGTCTCAGACCTTTCAGACAGAACATTTAGAAGCCTTCTCATCTGTCCCTGAACAGTGCAACAAGTATCCCCAAACACTCAGGCCTGTTTCTGCCTACTGCAACGAGCAGCTACAAAAAAAGGGtaaattaaattactttttccAACACTGACATAACAAGCTCAAAATCAGGTTTGATGACTGCATTGAATGTATGCTGATTGCACATTGATGCAACAGGATTATAGTTTATTATAGTCTATTTATCAGTCACAGGGGCCAAATGTCTGCAGAATTAATGCCCCGTGTCTTTTATTTACTCCTTCTTAATTCTTTcatctgtaaagcactttgtaagaACAGTTTTAAAAGTGTTGTTTCAATAAAATAAGTTGCCCTGCTGGTATCAAACCGACACAGTGTTTGTCTTGATGTGAAGAAGCTGTCCTagagaaaatataaaaactgtCCTGATAATGGGGTTGCTTATCTTTGCAGTGTTAGCTTCAACTGTGACCTAAAATGGATCGAAATGACTCCacatgcaaattaattatttcatCTTTTTGATCTAATCTTTACTTTAGTTGAAAAACACAGTGGAACTTGCACTGCCCCTTTAAGAAAAACCTCCTCCTGCTTGAAAGCATGAAAGCCTGATAACTCCTCCCTCTTCTTCCTGCTCTTAAACACAGGCAGCTCCATGCTGAGCACATGTTTCCTTGTTCCCTCCAAGTCTGAAGGAAGGAAACGGAAGATTCAAAGTTCAGTTTTGAGTCTGAGTAGACAGACTTCATATTTCTGTTCAGAGAAACTCTCAACCAGTCACTGGCAGGAGGTGAAATGGCGCAGAAAAGAGTCAAGCTGGACTGGGAAAGCTTCTCTTGTTCaatctgtctggatttactgaAGGATCCGGTGACTACTCCATGTGGACACAGCTATTGTATGGACTGTATTAAAGCTCACTGGGTTGAAGAGGATGAAAACAAAATCTACAGTTGTCCTCAGTGTAGGGAGACTTTCCCACCGAGGCCTGTCCTgctgaaaaacaccatgttagCAGATTTAGTGGAGGAAATGAAGAAGACTGAACTCCAAGCCTCTCCTGCTGATCACTGCTATGCTGGAGCTgaagatgtggcctgtgatgtATGCACTGGGAGAAAACTGAAAGCACTCAAGTCCTGTCTGGTGTGTCTGGTCTCTTACTGCAAGAAACACCTTCAGCCTCATTATGAATtacctatatttaaaaaacacaagctggtggTCCCATCCAAGAATCTCCAGGAGAACATCTGCTCTCGTcatgatgaggtgatgaagatTTTTTGCCGTACTGATCAGAAATGTATCTGTTATCTTTGCTTAATGGATGAACATAAAGCCCACGACACAGTCt
It encodes the following:
- the LOC114565450 gene encoding tripartite motif-containing protein 16-like, translating into MAQQGVELERESFSCSICHDLLKDPVTIPCGHSYCMNCIKRNWGGRRIHRCPECSQTFTPRPVLMKNTMLSDLVEQLKKTGLQAPPADHCYAGPEDVACDVCTGRKLKAHKFCLICLASFCELHLQPHYESPGFKKHKLVEKKLQENICSHHNEVMKIFCRTDQQCICYLCSVDEHKGHDTVSAAAERTERQKELEGSQQNIQQRIQDREKDVKLLQQEVEAINLSADKVVEDSEKIFTELIRLMEKRCSDVKQKVRSQQKTEVSRVKEVQEKLEQEITELKRKDAELKKLSHTEDHTQFLKNYSSLSPLSKSTSSINLRPLRYFEDVTAAVSEIRDKLQELLRKKRTNLSLTGNTVFGLLSNSQPEPKTRADFLKYSREITLDPNTANEVLLLTAGNRKATVLEDVQPYSCHEDRFSDWIQVLSRESLTGRCYWEVEKKRYEVDVAVAYENNRRAGRSGDVAFGHNDKSWALECNKKGYKFIYNNVHTTISGPLSSKIGVYLDHSAGTLSFYSVSETMTLLHRVQAIFTQPLYAGLSFYPITGDTAELCKLK